The Acanthochromis polyacanthus isolate Apoly-LR-REF ecotype Palm Island chromosome 2, KAUST_Apoly_ChrSc, whole genome shotgun sequence genome contains a region encoding:
- the LOC110945350 gene encoding collagen alpha-1(X) chain-like — protein sequence MSATKICSVFVIGVMLCGTSLATRKQMAQQTADRQQGGAVIFFTAYQGSLRDLLFNPIIFNQVLVNQGSAYNNDTGVFTAPLAGIYQFVFAAQLCRGTHNNHWYFMVNGVQNMLCHAEVTAGKTTLNTCYFMKELKKGDQVWVKQSPESCCWASSTSKTITFSGILLASDSVSMLGGKYGSSCPLPSRNMMPSSAGRTVALSGVVVTLQLSQFLWD from the exons ATGAGCGCCACCAAG ATATGTTCCGTTTTTGTTATTGGGGTCATGTTGTGTGGAACCAGTTTGGCCACAAGGAAACAG ATGGcccagcagacagcagacagacaacagG GGGGCGCTGTTATATTTTTCACTGCTTACCAGGGATCGCTGAGAGATCTCTTGTTCAACCCAATTATTTTCAACCAAGTGTTGGTGAACCAGGGCTCTGCCTACAACAACGACACCGGTGTGTTCACTGCGCCGCTCGCTGGCATCTAccagtttgtttttgctgcccAGCTGTGCCGCGGTACCCACAACAACCACTGGTACTTTATGGTCAATGGGGTCCAAAATATGCTCTGCCACGCTGAG GTGACTGCTGGTAAAACAACCCTCAACACTTGTTACTTCATGAAGGAACTGAAGAAAGGTGACCAGGTGTGGGTGAAACAAAGCCctgagagctgctgctgggCCAGCTCTACCTCTAAGACAATCACCTTCTCTGGCATCCTGCTGGCGAGTGATAGCGTGTCCATGCTGGGGGGGAAGTATGGCAGCTCCTGTCCGCTGCCCAGCAGGAACATGATGCCCAGTTCTGCAGGCCGGACCGTCGCTCTGTCCGGAGTGGTTGTCACCCTGCAACTCAGCCAGTTCCTCTGGGATTAA